A window of Brachybacterium fresconis contains these coding sequences:
- a CDS encoding helix-turn-helix domain-containing protein: protein MQVDGGESFARSLRSSIERSGLSLTQISQRLRARSRPVSVATLSNWQSGRSLPGSGPSIGVVAALEDLLGRSPDSLVDLVGAPRLQGRGVPDTRFIGHRSSKNVFRDALLELGFESPERYAHERVFQQLATIDSGRDVQQFTSRVTVRALESGTCRLPAVHVLEPSEPNFAPQYIPLEGCTVGRTVNWPERRAYGVELKIDGHLNAGQVATFAYRVEMHAAATDVTGTFYSLARRAHDVLLEAEFRGPHRPLRCERYRRSETAESVTPVRLDRRDRIQLAESRFGPGSFGLRWVWEENDETDDLDDADDLDDADEIDGLS from the coding sequence ATGCAGGTGGATGGTGGCGAGTCCTTCGCGCGCAGCCTGCGGTCCTCGATCGAGCGCAGCGGCCTGTCCCTGACGCAGATCTCCCAGCGGCTGCGGGCCCGCAGCCGTCCGGTGAGCGTGGCGACCCTCAGCAATTGGCAGTCGGGGCGCAGCCTCCCCGGCAGCGGGCCCTCGATCGGTGTGGTGGCTGCCCTGGAGGACCTCCTGGGAAGATCGCCGGACTCGCTCGTGGATCTCGTCGGAGCGCCTCGCCTCCAGGGCCGAGGGGTCCCGGACACCCGGTTCATCGGGCACCGGTCGAGCAAGAACGTCTTTCGCGATGCGCTGCTGGAGCTGGGCTTCGAATCGCCCGAGCGGTACGCCCACGAGCGGGTCTTCCAGCAGCTCGCGACCATCGACTCCGGCCGCGATGTCCAGCAGTTCACCTCGCGGGTCACCGTGCGGGCGCTGGAGTCGGGCACCTGTCGACTGCCGGCGGTGCATGTCCTGGAGCCGTCGGAGCCGAACTTCGCCCCGCAGTACATCCCCCTGGAGGGGTGCACGGTGGGCCGGACGGTGAACTGGCCCGAGCGTCGTGCCTACGGCGTCGAGCTGAAGATCGATGGGCACCTGAATGCCGGCCAGGTGGCGACGTTCGCCTACCGGGTGGAGATGCATGCGGCGGCGACCGACGTGACCGGGACCTTCTACTCGCTGGCTCGGCGAGCGCACGACGTGCTGCTCGAGGCCGAGTTCCGCGGCCCGCACCGACCGCTGCGCTGTGAACGGTATCGACGCAGTGAAACGGCCGAATCGGTCACCCCGGTGCGGCTGGACCGGCGTGATCGGATCCAGCTGGCGGAGTCCCGCTTCGGACCGGGCTCCTTCGGGCTGCGCTGGGTCTGGGAGGAGAACGACGAGACCGACGATCTCGACGACGCCGACGACCTCGACGATGCCGACGAGATCGACGGGCTCAGCTGA
- a CDS encoding dihydrodipicolinate synthase family protein: MTIDGILPALLTAYEEDGRVSPQRTRTLVNRLNDAGVDGYFVSGTSGEYYLLSTEERLLVLETVAEEASGREVVFQVAASDQRAVRELALRAVDHGATALSASIPLYYGYGDDSLAHYFRDVREHSDLPLLAYTIPGFTGRPLGAELLTGLAEEGVIQGLKYTSSDLAILARLRARLGEDFTILLGSDDLLLAAMAQGANGGIGATFNLAPALYVALHRAVRAGDLAEARRLQQIAVRLLDALADGEVYPVLKSAMRSRGLDVGQARFPMAQHDAAADARVAEALGRIDGLGDFLIS; this comes from the coding sequence GTGACGATCGACGGCATCCTGCCCGCCCTGCTCACCGCCTATGAGGAGGACGGGAGGGTCTCTCCCCAGCGCACGCGCACGCTCGTCAACCGGCTCAACGATGCGGGCGTCGACGGCTACTTCGTCTCGGGAACCTCGGGCGAGTACTACCTGCTCAGCACCGAGGAGCGGCTCCTCGTCCTCGAGACCGTCGCCGAGGAGGCGTCCGGACGCGAGGTCGTCTTCCAGGTCGCCGCGTCCGATCAGCGAGCCGTCCGGGAGCTGGCGCTGCGGGCCGTCGATCACGGGGCGACCGCCCTGTCGGCATCGATCCCCCTCTACTACGGATACGGCGACGACTCCCTTGCGCACTATTTCCGGGACGTCCGTGAGCACAGCGACCTCCCGCTGCTGGCCTATACGATCCCCGGCTTCACGGGGCGCCCCTTGGGCGCCGAGCTTCTCACCGGCCTCGCCGAGGAAGGGGTGATCCAGGGCCTGAAGTACACCTCGAGCGATCTGGCGATACTGGCCCGGCTCCGCGCTCGGCTGGGCGAGGACTTCACCATCCTGCTCGGCTCCGACGACCTCCTGCTCGCCGCCATGGCCCAGGGGGCGAACGGAGGCATCGGCGCCACCTTCAACCTGGCACCGGCCCTGTACGTCGCCCTGCACCGCGCTGTCCGGGCCGGGGACCTGGCCGAGGCCCGTCGCCTGCAGCAGATCGCCGTGCGTCTGCTCGATGCCCTGGCGGACGGCGAGGTGTATCCGGTCCTGAAGTCCGCGATGCGCTCCCGCGGGCTCGACGTCGGCCAGGCCCGCTTCCCGATGGCCCAGCACGATGCGGCGGCCGACGCCCGCGTGGCCGAGGCGCTCGGGCGCATCGACGGGCTCGGCGACTTCCTCATCAGCTGA
- a CDS encoding ROK family transcriptional regulator, translating to MIRSGDGRPPAMDTAVLEVVRRRTESTRVEIARELGVTAATVTNSVKRLLAAGLLWESGHARSTGGKRATLLRVNDAARRALGCTIDHDRLSMVAVDTTGALQSRVVLPLVDATDPREVSESVREGLAALIPDDELGAMTGIGFAVPAQLPEEVDQALRALTAELDVRATRGREGTCAALGSFWSGEQSGAGLSGTVHLGSTTTLSLLLDGVPFRPDSGQSLDHLRVDPEGPVCACGRRGCLHLYVAPDGVDELSRTALEATQGSATAQADVLAAALPLTRIAANLAIALGLESMVLAGTPVQAAPAIYLRAAREHFEDETTTQVVVSQVQPHPCAVGAAVLALQAFLDTGGR from the coding sequence ATGATCCGCAGCGGCGACGGTCGACCCCCGGCCATGGACACCGCCGTGCTCGAGGTCGTCCGCCGCCGCACCGAGAGCACCCGCGTCGAGATCGCCCGGGAACTGGGGGTCACCGCCGCCACCGTCACCAATTCGGTCAAGCGTCTGCTGGCCGCCGGGCTGCTGTGGGAGAGCGGGCACGCCCGCTCCACCGGCGGCAAGCGGGCGACGCTGCTGCGCGTCAACGATGCGGCCCGACGGGCGCTGGGGTGCACGATCGACCACGACCGCCTCTCGATGGTGGCCGTGGACACCACCGGCGCACTGCAGTCGCGGGTGGTGCTGCCGCTGGTCGATGCGACCGACCCCCGTGAGGTCTCCGAGTCAGTCCGCGAGGGCCTCGCCGCCCTGATCCCCGACGACGAGCTGGGCGCGATGACCGGGATCGGATTCGCCGTGCCGGCGCAGCTGCCCGAGGAGGTCGACCAGGCGCTCCGGGCGCTGACCGCCGAGCTCGACGTGCGCGCCACCCGCGGCCGGGAAGGGACCTGCGCCGCCCTGGGCAGCTTCTGGAGCGGCGAGCAGTCGGGAGCGGGACTGTCGGGGACCGTGCACCTGGGGTCGACGACGACGCTCTCCCTCCTGCTGGACGGCGTCCCGTTCCGCCCCGACAGCGGGCAGAGCCTGGACCACCTCCGGGTGGACCCCGAGGGCCCGGTCTGCGCCTGCGGACGGCGTGGCTGCCTACACCTCTATGTCGCTCCCGACGGGGTGGACGAACTCTCCCGCACCGCACTGGAGGCCACTCAGGGCTCTGCGACGGCCCAGGCCGATGTCCTCGCCGCCGCCCTGCCGCTGACCCGCATCGCGGCGAACCTCGCGATCGCGCTGGGCCTGGAATCCATGGTGCTGGCCGGCACCCCGGTCCAGGCCGCCCCGGCGATCTACCTGCGAGCCGCCCGGGAGCACTTCGAGGACGAGACCACGACGCAGGTGGTCGTCTCCCAGGTCCAGCCCCACCCCTGTGCGGTCGGGGCCGCCGTCCTGGCGCTGCAGGCCTTCCTGGACACCGGCGGTCGGTGA
- a CDS encoding ABC transporter substrate-binding protein yields the protein MHLKRRDLYKLAAVGAAPLALASCGQASNLETGGGGGGDQEKPILTVNATEATLTRNLNPHSPSVIPMVQGMIYETLFYFNPLQAIDQEPQPQLGDTYAWNEDGTALTVAVRQGVTWTDGEPFTARDVAFTFTRISETEALNDGGTAPTAEASDDTTVVITYAEPSFTEGPNALGRTWILPEHLFTDVEDLATYPNEDPVGTGPFRLDDFSPESYLLVANEDYWEQGKPAIGGVRAITTSGNQSATDQWLAGNIDYMSAAIPSLEEHVESSPDLAFTNTGISQMALMAASNPELGCEGPQTDVAVRKALYYGMDREQLSKLAFFDLGADISPSFALPERDADFIDPSIEVAPWNARPDEATAVLEDAGYELGEDGVYAKDGVRVSMTVSCPTGWSDYATALDTLAQQYRELGIELIPQQVSVNEWNDSKAKGTYQLVIDSVGQGPAPDPYYPYRNHFSTESTVPVGENGNPYQNITRFSDPDVDAALDAASATDDPEAKKEQYFLIQQKLVDVMPAIPVLIGSSLTEYNTSRATGWPTEEDMYAYPMSWSAPDNAIVLKTVTPVQ from the coding sequence ATGCACCTGAAGCGCCGTGACCTGTACAAACTAGCTGCCGTCGGAGCGGCGCCGCTGGCGCTGGCCTCGTGCGGGCAGGCGTCCAACCTCGAGACCGGCGGCGGAGGTGGCGGGGATCAGGAGAAGCCGATCCTCACCGTCAATGCGACAGAAGCCACGCTCACCCGGAACCTCAACCCGCACTCGCCGTCCGTGATCCCGATGGTGCAGGGGATGATCTACGAGACCCTGTTCTACTTCAACCCGCTCCAGGCCATCGATCAGGAGCCGCAGCCGCAGCTGGGGGACACCTACGCGTGGAACGAGGACGGCACCGCCCTCACGGTCGCCGTGCGCCAGGGCGTGACCTGGACCGACGGTGAGCCCTTCACCGCCCGTGACGTCGCCTTCACCTTCACGAGGATCAGCGAGACCGAGGCGCTGAACGACGGCGGCACCGCCCCGACGGCCGAGGCGAGCGACGACACCACCGTCGTCATCACCTACGCCGAGCCCTCGTTCACCGAGGGCCCCAACGCCCTGGGTCGCACCTGGATCCTCCCCGAGCACCTCTTCACGGACGTCGAGGACCTCGCGACCTACCCCAACGAGGACCCCGTCGGCACGGGGCCCTTCCGTCTGGACGACTTCTCCCCGGAGTCCTACCTGCTGGTGGCGAACGAGGACTACTGGGAGCAGGGCAAGCCCGCCATCGGCGGCGTCCGGGCCATCACCACCTCCGGCAACCAGTCCGCGACCGACCAGTGGCTGGCGGGGAACATCGACTACATGTCCGCGGCGATCCCGAGCCTGGAGGAGCACGTCGAGTCCAGCCCCGATCTGGCCTTCACCAACACCGGGATCTCGCAGATGGCCCTGATGGCCGCTTCGAACCCCGAGCTGGGATGCGAGGGCCCGCAGACCGACGTCGCCGTGCGCAAGGCGCTCTACTACGGGATGGACCGTGAGCAGCTGTCGAAGCTGGCGTTCTTCGACCTCGGGGCCGACATCTCCCCGTCGTTCGCCCTGCCCGAGCGGGATGCCGATTTCATCGACCCCTCGATCGAGGTCGCACCGTGGAACGCGCGTCCCGACGAGGCGACCGCGGTGCTCGAGGACGCCGGCTACGAGCTCGGCGAGGACGGCGTGTACGCCAAGGACGGCGTGCGCGTCTCGATGACCGTCTCCTGCCCCACCGGCTGGTCCGACTACGCCACCGCCCTGGACACCCTCGCCCAGCAGTACCGGGAGCTCGGCATCGAGCTGATCCCGCAGCAGGTCAGCGTCAACGAGTGGAACGACTCCAAGGCCAAGGGGACGTACCAGCTGGTGATCGATTCCGTCGGTCAGGGCCCCGCCCCGGATCCGTACTACCCCTACCGCAACCACTTCTCGACCGAGAGCACGGTGCCCGTGGGCGAGAACGGCAACCCGTACCAGAACATCACCCGGTTCTCCGACCCCGACGTCGACGCGGCCCTGGACGCCGCCTCGGCGACCGACGACCCGGAGGCCAAGAAGGAGCAGTACTTCCTGATCCAGCAGAAGCTGGTCGACGTGATGCCGGCGATCCCGGTGCTGATCGGGTCGAGCCTGACGGAGTACAACACCTCCCGCGCCACCGGATGGCCGACCGAGGAGGACATGTACGCCTACCCGATGTCCTGGTCCGCGCCCGACAACGCCATCGTCCTCAAGACCGTCACGCCCGTCCAGTGA
- a CDS encoding ABC transporter permease, whose translation MHLLRKLGFYLVALWAAVTLNFFIPRLLPGSPVDAVLAKLALRGPVDPGTRRSIEIMLGADDDQPVIQEYVAYLGGLFSGDLGVSVTYFPTPVTDIIAQALPWTLMLVGMATVFTFILGMALGTIAGWKRGTWLDSLIPATTILQAVPYFWLALLFIYVLSVNLDIFPIAGGYDASLVKPAFDYPFLSNAVYYGFLPALTIVLSSLGGWLLGMRNMMVSTLSEDYILTAEAKGLSPRRVMIMYAARNAMLPSVSGFAISLGFVVSGSIVVETVFSYPGIGFTMLQAVNNNDYSLMQGLFLIITVAVLAANLVVDLLYGIIDPRTRARG comes from the coding sequence GTGCATCTGCTGCGCAAACTCGGGTTCTACCTGGTGGCCCTGTGGGCCGCCGTGACCCTGAACTTCTTCATCCCCCGTCTGCTGCCGGGCAGCCCGGTGGACGCCGTGCTGGCCAAGCTCGCGCTGCGGGGCCCGGTCGACCCGGGTACCCGCAGGTCGATCGAGATCATGCTCGGGGCCGACGACGACCAGCCCGTGATCCAGGAGTACGTCGCCTACCTGGGCGGATTGTTCTCGGGCGACCTCGGGGTCTCGGTGACCTACTTCCCGACCCCGGTCACCGACATCATCGCCCAGGCCCTGCCGTGGACGCTGATGCTGGTCGGGATGGCCACCGTCTTCACCTTCATCCTGGGGATGGCGCTGGGCACCATCGCCGGGTGGAAGCGCGGCACCTGGTTGGACTCCCTGATCCCCGCGACCACGATCCTGCAGGCCGTGCCCTACTTCTGGCTCGCGCTGCTGTTCATCTACGTGCTGTCGGTCAACCTCGACATCTTCCCGATCGCCGGCGGCTACGACGCCTCCCTGGTGAAGCCCGCCTTCGACTACCCGTTCCTGTCCAACGCCGTCTACTACGGCTTCCTGCCGGCGCTGACGATCGTGCTGTCCTCGCTCGGCGGCTGGCTGCTGGGGATGCGCAACATGATGGTCTCCACCCTCAGCGAGGACTACATCCTCACCGCCGAGGCGAAGGGCCTCAGCCCCCGTCGGGTCATGATCATGTACGCGGCGCGCAACGCGATGCTCCCCAGCGTCTCCGGGTTCGCGATCTCCCTGGGATTCGTGGTCTCCGGCTCCATCGTCGTCGAGACGGTGTTCTCCTACCCCGGCATCGGCTTCACGATGCTCCAGGCGGTCAACAACAACGACTACTCGCTCATGCAGGGCCTGTTCCTGATCATCACCGTCGCCGTGCTGGCCGCGAACCTCGTGGTGGACCTGCTGTACGGCATCATCGACCCCCGCACCCGGGCACGGGGCTGA
- a CDS encoding ABC transporter permease: MTSTPARLGGAVRRNLTPSLVIGVGLVVVIVLFGLIAPFFTDDPLTVHNYGMQGPSADHLLGTTQTGQDVLAQLAWATRGSLLVGVIVAVLALFLSGFFGILGGYLGGWLDEVFSLFTNVVLILPGLPLMIVIGSYVQQRGLLLIAFILAITSWAAAARVLRSQTLSIRTRDYVQAAKIAGEKPHRIIAVEILPNLLPVMSSGFVFALITAILGEAGLSFIGLGVVGTQTWGSMLFYAQNGQALTLGAWWWFVPPGLLIATLGCGLSLINFSIDGIINPRLRSAPKQVKQVSTAQKTEAMA; encoded by the coding sequence ATGACGTCCACACCCGCGCGACTCGGCGGCGCCGTGCGCCGCAATCTCACCCCGTCCCTGGTCATCGGCGTCGGCCTGGTGGTGGTGATCGTCCTGTTCGGACTCATCGCCCCCTTCTTCACCGACGACCCGCTGACCGTGCACAACTACGGCATGCAGGGGCCGTCGGCCGATCATCTGCTGGGCACCACCCAGACCGGCCAGGACGTGCTGGCCCAGCTGGCCTGGGCCACCCGCGGATCCCTCCTGGTGGGGGTGATCGTCGCCGTGCTGGCCCTGTTCCTCTCCGGGTTCTTCGGGATCCTCGGGGGATACCTGGGTGGGTGGCTCGACGAGGTGTTCTCCCTGTTCACCAACGTGGTGCTGATCCTGCCCGGTCTGCCGCTGATGATCGTGATCGGCTCCTACGTCCAGCAGCGCGGCCTGCTGCTGATCGCGTTCATCCTGGCGATCACCTCCTGGGCCGCCGCGGCGCGGGTGCTGCGCTCGCAGACCCTGTCGATCCGTACGCGCGACTACGTCCAGGCCGCGAAGATCGCCGGCGAGAAGCCGCACCGGATCATCGCCGTGGAGATCCTGCCGAACCTGCTGCCGGTGATGTCCAGCGGCTTCGTGTTCGCGCTGATCACCGCGATCCTCGGCGAGGCCGGGCTGAGCTTCATCGGGCTCGGTGTGGTGGGCACGCAGACCTGGGGCTCGATGCTCTTCTATGCCCAGAACGGGCAGGCCCTCACCCTCGGTGCCTGGTGGTGGTTCGTGCCGCCGGGGCTGCTGATCGCGACGCTCGGCTGCGGGCTGTCGCTGATCAACTTCTCGATCGACGGCATCATCAACCCGCGTCTGCGCAGCGCGCCGAAGCAGGTCAAGCAGGTCTCGACGGCACAGAAGACGGAGGCGATGGCATGA
- a CDS encoding ABC transporter ATP-binding protein — MLEEPVLTVQELSVVYEVDPPVHAVHAASFTLRRGEVLGLAGESGCGKTTLAYGLNQLHRPPARVTAGAVTFHDRDGGDVDVLALSGQGLRAFRWSKIAMVFQGAMNSLNPVLSVRAQLADVFTTHRPHLEAAERLSRSRELLELVGVDPARLGAFPHELSGGMRQRVMIAMALALDPQLMIMDEPTTALDVVVQREILQEILRLRHELGFAVVFITHDLPMLLEISDRIAIMRGGRIVELDTAENLYFEPRDPYTRRLLGSFPSLTGDAGDFVRAGFDAEETR; from the coding sequence GTGCTCGAGGAGCCCGTTCTGACCGTTCAGGAGCTGTCGGTGGTCTACGAGGTGGATCCCCCCGTCCACGCCGTCCACGCCGCGTCGTTCACGCTGCGCCGCGGGGAGGTTCTTGGCCTGGCCGGGGAGTCCGGCTGCGGCAAGACCACCTTGGCCTACGGCCTGAACCAGCTGCACCGCCCGCCGGCGCGGGTCACGGCCGGGGCGGTCACCTTCCATGACCGCGACGGGGGCGATGTCGACGTGCTCGCCCTGTCCGGTCAGGGGCTGCGGGCCTTCCGCTGGTCGAAGATCGCGATGGTCTTCCAGGGGGCGATGAACTCCCTGAATCCGGTGCTGAGCGTCCGTGCCCAGCTGGCGGACGTGTTCACCACGCATCGCCCCCACCTGGAGGCCGCCGAGCGCCTGAGCCGCTCGCGCGAGCTCCTCGAGCTGGTCGGCGTGGACCCCGCACGTCTCGGCGCCTTCCCCCATGAGCTCTCCGGCGGGATGCGTCAGCGCGTCATGATCGCCATGGCCCTCGCGCTGGATCCGCAGCTGATGATCATGGACGAGCCGACGACGGCGCTGGACGTCGTGGTCCAGCGGGAGATCCTCCAGGAGATCCTGCGACTGCGCCACGAGCTCGGCTTCGCGGTCGTCTTCATCACCCACGACCTGCCGATGCTGCTGGAGATCTCCGACCGGATCGCGATCATGCGCGGCGGACGGATCGTCGAGCTGGACACCGCGGAGAACCTCTACTTCGAGCCCCGCGACCCCTACACCCGCCGGCTGCTGGGCTCCTTCCCCTCGCTCACCGGGGACGCGGGCGATTTCGTGCGGGCCGGATTCGACGCGGAGGAGACGCGATGA
- a CDS encoding ABC transporter ATP-binding protein, translating into MSTLTVADLSKTYLLRDGLRFSRLEAVRSVSFELTPGRTVALVGQSGSGKSTIAKLIAQLETPTSGTLSLDGRPVGRRGRALAAYRDQVQMVFQDPFASLNPFHSVGHHLERPLLLHGKATKQTAREKALALLERVNLSPATVFIDRKPHELSGGQRQRVSIARALAPEPSILVADEPVSMLDVSIRLGVLNLLARLQREENLALLYITHDLATARHFSDEILVMYHGDVVEQGAADDVILDPQAEFTKQLLVAAPEPGANPRFLAEARRRGVPMPDHLAALEESP; encoded by the coding sequence ATGAGCACCCTGACGGTCGCCGACCTGTCCAAGACGTACCTGCTGCGCGACGGGCTGCGCTTCAGCCGCCTCGAAGCGGTCCGGTCCGTGAGCTTCGAGCTGACCCCGGGGCGCACCGTCGCCCTGGTGGGGCAGTCGGGCTCCGGGAAGTCCACCATCGCCAAGCTGATCGCCCAGCTGGAGACGCCGACCTCGGGCACCCTCTCGCTGGACGGCAGACCCGTCGGCCGGCGGGGCCGGGCGCTGGCGGCCTACCGGGACCAGGTGCAGATGGTGTTCCAGGACCCCTTCGCCTCCCTGAACCCCTTCCACAGCGTCGGTCACCACCTCGAGCGGCCCCTGCTGCTGCACGGCAAGGCCACGAAGCAGACCGCCCGCGAGAAGGCCCTGGCCCTCCTGGAGCGGGTGAACCTGTCCCCGGCCACCGTGTTCATCGACCGCAAGCCGCATGAGCTCTCCGGGGGCCAGCGTCAACGGGTGTCGATCGCCCGCGCCCTCGCCCCGGAGCCCAGCATCCTGGTGGCCGACGAGCCCGTCTCGATGCTCGATGTGTCGATCCGACTCGGCGTGCTGAACCTCCTGGCCCGCCTGCAGCGCGAGGAGAACCTCGCCCTGCTGTACATCACGCACGATCTCGCGACCGCACGCCACTTCTCCGATGAGATCCTGGTGATGTACCACGGTGATGTGGTCGAGCAGGGGGCGGCCGACGACGTGATCCTCGATCCGCAGGCAGAGTTCACCAAGCAGCTGCTGGTGGCCGCCCCCGAACCCGGCGCCAACCCGCGCTTCCTCGCCGAGGCGAGACGTCGCGGGGTGCCCATGCCCGATCATCTCGCCGCCCTGGAAGAGAGCCCGTGA
- a CDS encoding glycoside hydrolase family 2 protein, protein MTAVTSSMHPISRRDLHEGWTLTVTDGPVPFPIADVPATVPGTFLTDLLAAGLIPDPYLDRNEHELAWSGEVDLSYTARFEWSPSGADRVDLVAAELDTAATVVLNGQEIATVQNQHRSWRFDVTSALREGENVLEIRFASPLRTARENIERLGDLPAVGNDLPYNAIRKMACNFGWDWGPVLVTSGISGPIGLEEWSGARLAPIRPQVTVEQGHGVVELQVPIERSGGAGDETVSVSARLLDPSGRQIDETTQSSQTDELAVRLSAEDPQLWWPRGYGDQPLYGVAVELRDAAGVLRGTRTHRIGFRTAGAIEEADEIGTSFTLTVNGTAILAKGANWIPEDCFPSRLTAQDYRRAVTDAVEAGMNVLRIWGGGLYAPEELYSLCDELGIMVWQDVAMACAAYSESEPLRSEVIAEAREHIVRLAWHPALVHWNGSNENVEGYYHWGWKETLPEGATWGNGYYTEIFPALLAELDPTRSYTPSSPFSRPLIDQPRHPDHGTIHNWVAWASEEDNDYLRYRDTIPRFSAEFGYQGPANWATIARAVSERPLDADSAAMLSHQKAVGGQDKLRRGMAAHLPEVEGFDDFHFATQLNQARALICGIGHYLSYWPRCAGTIVWQLNDCWPVTSWAAVDGDGRRKLLWYALRDLYAPLLITVQPREDEEVVSVVNDSATSLDGPLVLRRQTLDGEVLAAVTSQLQVAPRSATTVPVPAELRGTTGAGDQVLVAELRTGRGGERRGRTVHFPVEDRASELRGGAYEATAAAVEGGVEISVHATGTVRDLCVLADKVDPDAVAEQQLLTLLPGERATVRVRTAGTAAPQEYLAPTVLISANDLVARAPERATGQSDEDRAMRAGR, encoded by the coding sequence GTGACCGCTGTGACCTCCTCGATGCACCCCATCTCCCGTCGCGACCTGCACGAGGGATGGACCCTCACCGTGACCGACGGGCCGGTGCCCTTCCCGATCGCGGACGTCCCCGCCACGGTCCCCGGCACCTTCCTCACCGACCTGCTGGCGGCCGGACTGATCCCGGACCCCTACCTCGACCGGAACGAGCACGAGCTGGCCTGGTCCGGGGAGGTGGACCTCTCCTATACCGCCCGCTTCGAGTGGTCGCCGAGCGGTGCCGACCGGGTGGACCTGGTGGCGGCCGAGCTCGACACCGCCGCGACCGTGGTGCTGAACGGCCAGGAGATCGCGACCGTGCAGAACCAGCACCGCTCCTGGCGCTTCGACGTCACCTCCGCGCTGCGCGAGGGCGAGAACGTGCTGGAGATCCGCTTCGCCTCCCCGCTGCGCACTGCCCGGGAGAACATCGAGCGGCTCGGGGACCTGCCGGCCGTCGGCAACGACCTGCCGTACAACGCGATCCGGAAGATGGCCTGCAACTTCGGATGGGACTGGGGTCCGGTGCTGGTCACCAGCGGGATCTCCGGACCGATCGGGCTCGAGGAATGGTCCGGCGCACGCCTGGCGCCGATCCGCCCGCAGGTCACCGTCGAGCAGGGGCACGGCGTGGTGGAGCTGCAGGTCCCGATCGAGCGCTCCGGAGGCGCGGGGGACGAGACCGTGAGCGTCTCCGCCCGCCTGCTGGACCCCTCGGGCCGCCAGATCGACGAGACCACCCAGAGCTCGCAGACCGATGAGCTCGCCGTGCGGCTGTCGGCCGAGGACCCGCAGCTGTGGTGGCCGCGGGGATACGGCGATCAGCCCCTGTACGGCGTGGCCGTGGAGCTGCGGGACGCCGCCGGCGTGCTGCGCGGGACCCGGACCCACCGGATCGGCTTCCGCACCGCCGGAGCCATCGAGGAGGCCGACGAGATCGGCACCTCCTTCACCCTCACCGTGAACGGGACGGCGATCCTCGCCAAGGGAGCCAACTGGATCCCCGAGGACTGCTTCCCCTCGCGGCTGACCGCCCAGGACTACCGCCGGGCGGTCACCGACGCGGTCGAGGCGGGCATGAACGTGCTGCGCATCTGGGGCGGGGGGCTGTACGCGCCCGAGGAGCTGTACTCCCTGTGCGACGAGCTGGGGATCATGGTGTGGCAGGACGTCGCGATGGCCTGCGCCGCCTACTCCGAGAGCGAGCCGCTGCGCTCCGAGGTGATCGCCGAGGCCCGCGAGCACATCGTGCGCCTGGCCTGGCATCCGGCGCTGGTGCACTGGAACGGCAGCAACGAGAACGTCGAGGGGTACTACCACTGGGGATGGAAGGAGACCCTGCCCGAGGGCGCCACCTGGGGAAACGGCTACTACACGGAGATCTTCCCGGCCCTGCTGGCGGAGCTGGACCCCACCCGCAGCTACACCCCCTCCAGCCCCTTCTCCCGACCGCTGATCGACCAGCCCCGCCACCCCGACCACGGCACCATCCACAACTGGGTGGCGTGGGCCTCCGAGGAGGACAACGACTACCTCCGCTACCGCGACACGATCCCACGGTTCTCCGCCGAGTTCGGATACCAGGGCCCGGCCAACTGGGCGACGATCGCCCGCGCCGTCAGCGAGCGCCCGCTGGACGCCGACTCGGCGGCGATGCTCTCCCACCAGAAGGCCGTCGGCGGACAGGACAAATTGCGCCGCGGCATGGCCGCCCACCTGCCCGAGGTCGAGGGGTTCGACGATTTCCACTTCGCGACCCAGCTCAACCAGGCCCGCGCCCTGATCTGCGGGATCGGGCACTATCTGTCGTACTGGCCGCGCTGCGCCGGCACCATCGTGTGGCAGCTGAACGACTGCTGGCCCGTCACCTCCTGGGCGGCGGTGGACGGGGACGGCCGGCGCAAGCTGCTCTGGTACGCCCTGCGGGACCTGTACGCACCGCTGCTGATCACCGTGCAGCCGCGTGAGGACGAGGAGGTGGTCAGCGTGGTCAACGACAGCGCCACCTCCCTCGACGGGCCGCTGGTCCTGCGTCGGCAGACGCTCGACGGCGAGGTGCTCGCCGCGGTGACCTCGCAGCTCCAGGTCGCGCCGCGCTCCGCGACGACCGTGCCGGTTCCCGCCGAGCTGCGGGGGACGACGGGGGCCGGGGACCAGGTCCTCGTCGCCGAGCTGCGGACCGGCAGGGGAGGGGAGAGGCGCGGACGGACGGTCCACTTCCCCGTCGAGGACCGTGCGTCCGAGCTGCGCGGCGGCGCCTACGAGGCCACCGCCGCCGCCGTCGAGGGCGGGGTCGAGATCAGCGTGCACGCCACCGGCACGGTCCGCGACCTCTGCGTCCTCGCCGACAAGGTCGACCCCGACGCCGTCGCCGAGCAACAGCTGCTGACCCTGCTGCCGGGCGAGAGAGCCACCGTCCGGGTGCGCACAGCCGGGACCGCCGCCCCGCAGGAGTACCTGGCCCCGACCGTGCTGATCAGCGCGAACGATCTGGTGGCCCGGGCGCCGGAGCGGGCAACGGGGCAGAGCGATGAGGATCGAGCGATGAGGGCAGGACGATGA